The nucleotide sequence TGCCGCACCGGGATGTCACGGTGCCTGACCGAAGCCATGCCCACTTTCGCACGGCGCGCTTCGGCGCGCAGGGTCAGTGCCACATTGTGTTGGGCTTTTGCGGCAGTGAAGCCGCGCGTGTCGTAATACCCTTTGTCAGTGAAAAACACCCATACCCTGGCGCGTCCCTCGACCGCCGTTGCCGCAATGACGCTCCATGACCAATCCGAAATGATCGGCTCAACCCGCGTGCGGACATACGGCTGTGCCGCCGACCACGAGGTCGACGGCAGCATCGCCGCACACAGGCCGGTCAGAATGACCCTGAGAAGTGCGCGTCTCAAGTCGATACCTCGAGCATGGCGTGCGTTGCCAACAACATCATTCCGGTGAGGGACCGGGGCTGGTGGGGTAAGCACTGCCGTGGACAGTATCGCCATCCCCAAAAGGGGGCCGGCGCCCCGGACATAAGATAATCCGTCCTCACACTTTGTCAATCGGCATCGGCACCGGCAAACCGAACCGTCGTAGCGGTTTATCGGCCTTCAGCAAATGCGATGCATCGGCGGCGCTCGTCTTGTACATTCGGCACGTTACGCCAGGCGAGGACACGATTGCACGACTCCGATCATTTGACAGCGACCGCCCGCATCGTGACGGTCTCGACACGCTGCGCCTCCGGCTTGGCCGAAGACCGCTCCGGCCCGATCCTGCGCGATGGGCTCGTGGCACTTGGAATCGAGGTGCACGGTCTCGATGTTGTCCCCGATCAGCGGCTGATCATCCAAAAGTCAGTCATCAGTCATTGCGATGTCACCCCGGTGTCGCTTCTGATCTTCACCGGCGGCACCGGCCCGACTCCGGATGATGTCACGCCCGAATCGGTCTTACCCCTGTTGAATCGCGAGTATCCCGCCATTGCCTCGGCGATATCAGCCGATGCGCGAACCAAAGTCCCGACCGCGCCGTTGTCGCGGCTGCTGGTCGGCCAGCGTCGCGGCACGATCATCATCGCGCTGCCCGGATCGGCCGGCGCGGTGATCGATGCATTGGAAACATTGCGCCCGATGTTGCCGCATCTGTTGCGACTTGCCGCCGGCGAGAAACACGGGCATTAGACACGATGACACAATCAGCGGGTGTGTCGAAGATCCGCAATGGGGTACGCGACCCGCTGTGGCGGGCATGGCGGGCTGAGCCCACCGTGCTCAAGAGCTTCGTGTCACTCCGAACTCCTCCGTCAATTAGGCCAAAATACACACACGTCATTCCGAATCCCCGAATCCCACTCGCCTCCGGCGAGTGGGATTCGGGGTGAGGAATCTCCAGGTCTACAAACATTCCCGTGCACATGATGACCGCCTATACCGTCTCCTCGATCGTCCCCTCCTGGTCTCCGCGCGTGCGCTTGATCCACCAATCCGCACCGCGATTCTGCGCGTGCTGCACCCCCTCGAGAATCGGCAGCCCCGCCCACATCAATGCGCGGCAGACATCCGCCAATGGCCGGTCCAGCGACTCGGCCAGCGCCACCAGACGCGTTTTCATCTCGGTCGAAACGAACACTTTAAGCGCGTGCTGCCGCCGGGTGCGATCAATTGTCACGGTCATGGATTACCTCCTCGTCTGATGCGTCAGTTTCGTCAGGCGACAATGGCAGGATTGTGAAGCGGCGATGATGCCTTTGGTGGCCGATCAGTGTCTGCGGCGAACCGGGACGCCAGCCGACCGCGCGTTCGAGGCGCGCCGCCATCTGCCCCCATGTCATCTCCGCCGTCTTTTCGTCGAGAATCTCTTCGGCATCGTGCCGCCACGATGCCGTGCAAATCGGGCAATCGGGATCGACGGATTGTCCGACACCGAAAAGGAACTGCGCCAACGGCGCGAGCAGCAGCCGCAGATGGCCCAGCGCGCGCCGATGCATCGCCCGCACCCGCGCCATGGAGAGGAAGTCTTCCTTTGCGATGCTGTCAAACGAGCGGCCAAGATAGTAATACCGTTCGATCACCTGCCGTTCGCCCGGTCCCAGCCGCCCGACCGCCCGACGCACCGCCCGCTCGATCAGATGCGAACGACTCATGCGGACCGGCGCGTCATGCCGATGCGCGATGAACCAGTGACGCCAGTTTGCCCCCCATCCGCCGTAACTGTTGCCGTCGTCCAATTCCGCCTCCGCGTGCCGACTGTCCCGCGCACCATGCGCGGGACCCGCGACGTCTCAGAGAAACGACGGAAAAGTGTCAGTTGCCTATCAGGTGATGGTCATCATGGTGTGAGCGGACACCAATTGTGCTCTGGTGACTGATCTGCTATACTCCCACGACTTTGAAGTGACACGCGGGTGATCTCATGGGCGATGTCTACATAGCCGGGCTGGTGCGCACGCCGATCGGGAAGTTCGGCGGGATGCTGTCGCATTTGAGCGCCGTTGAACTGGGGACGATTGCGGCCCAGGCGGCGCTGGATCGATCCGGAGTGCCGCCGGCGACTGTCAACGAGACATTCATCGGCCATGGAAGGCAGGCCGGGTGCGGTCCCAATCCGGCACGACAGATCGCGGTCGGCGCCGGTGTGCCGCAGGAGAGCCCGGCGACAACTGTCAATCAGGCCTGTGCGTCCGGACTGCGGGCGATTGCGCTGGCGGTCGATCAGGTACGGCTCGGGCGCGGCGATGTCTATCTCGTCGGCGGAACCGAGTCGATGTCGAACACGCCGTATTTCCTGCCGCGCGCGCGCTGGGGGTACCGTCTCGGCCACGGCGAACTGGTCGATGGGATGTACCGCGACGGTTTCCAGTGTCCGATTGCGGACCAGTTGATGGGACGCACCGCCGAGACACTCGCCGAACAATATCAGATCACGCGCCAATCGCAAGACGAGTACGCAGCCGAATCGCAGCATCGCGCAGCAAATGCGCGTGAACGATTGAAAGAAGAGATCGTTCCAATTCGGGTGAATAATCGCAAGGGGGGAGAGGTCGCACTCGATTACGATGAGCATGTCCGTCCCGATACGACCGTCGCAGCGCTGTCCAAACTCGAGCCGGTTTTCAAGGATGATGGCACCGTCCACGCCGGGAACTCTTCGGGGATCACCGATGGCGCGGCGGCGGCCATTGTCCTCAGTGAAGATGCGGCGCGGCGTTTGAACGTCACACCCATGGCGCGAATCGTCGATTACAGCGTGGTCGGGGTTGAGGCGCGCATCATGGGAATCGGGCCGGTGCCGGCAGTGCGACAGTTGGAGAAAATGACAGGCATTGGACTCGGTAAGATCGACCTGATCGAATTGAATGAAGCGTTCGCCGCACAGGTCTTGGCCTGTCATCAGGAATTGCGATTTGACCTGGCAACAACGAATGTCAACGGCGGCGCCATCGCGCTGGGACATCCGATCGGCTGCACCGGCGCACGCATCACGGCCACGCTATTGCACGAGATGAAGCGGCGGAACTCGCAGTACGGCCTGGCGACGCTGTGCGTCTCCGGCGGCATGGGCATGGCGATATTGTTTGAGCAGGTCTGACGCCGGGCGAGGACGCCTGGCGTGCACGTCACCTGCGCCCTCTCCCTCTGGCGGAACGTCCCGAGCGGAGCCGAGGGAGAGAGGGTCGCCGTGAGGCAAGGCGAAGAGATAGAGTCTGATGAGAAGAGATACAAAACGTCCCTCGGCGCTCGTCACCGGCGGCGCCAAAGGGATCGGCCGGGCCATCGCGCTCGCTCTGGCCGATGACGGCTACGACGTCGGCATCGTCACACGCCAAAGCGAGGCCGATGCCAAGCGCGTGATCGCCGCGTGCAAAAAGCGCGGAGCCAAAGCGCAGTGCTGGGTCGCCGACTTGACCGACATCGACGCCGCCGAATGGGTCGCCGCCGACTTTGTCCGTGAATATGCACGCTGGGATGTGCTCATCAACAACGTCGGCGATTACTGGGCGGGCCCGGTTTTGCGCATGACGACTGACACGTTGCGGTCGATGTTCCAATCAAACCTGTCGGTCGCGGTGCGTCTGTCGCTTTTGGCGATCAAATCGATGCAAAAGCGCAAGTCGGGACGCATCGTCAACATCGGCTACGTCTTCGCCGACCGGTTGCACGCCAACCCGCGCGTAGCCGCATACCAGGCGGCGAAGACAGCCATGCTCTCATTCTCGCATTCGCTGGCGGTCGATGCCATGCGCCACGGCATCACCATCAACGTGGTGTCACCCGGCGTACACCACAACACCGTCGAGAAACCGCGCAACCTGAAGAAGCTGGTCCCCGCCGGACGCATGGGTCAGGACGCCGACATCATCGGCGCAGTGCGATATTTTCTGTCGCCGGAGGCGGGATACATCACGGGTTCTCATATCAAGGTGTCGGGAGGATACGGGATATAGCGAGTACAAACTTTCATGCACGGATGAACTGTAGGGGCACGGCGGGCCGTGCCCGATGATGCGGGATGGGCACGACACGTCGTGCCCCTACACGCGGCATGCAGGCGCCGTAACTTTGCAATCGTGAAACGGCAACGGGCCGTCCGGTCCTGAGGAATCCGAGAATCCCATGATGAATGTCATGCCGAACGCAGTGAGGCATCTCTGTGCGCGCGAGGCCGCCCGGCCGTGTTATTGTCGGGGCACGATTCATCGTGTCGCGACAAAGTCACCTTTGCTGCTGAGATGAATCCCGACGGACACATCGACTGGTCGGTCGCCGAAGGCATCGGGATCATCACAATCGACCGTCCCGCGCGCCGCAACGCGTTGAGCGCGACGATGCGGTCGTCGCTGCTGGAGCGCTTGCGGTCGCCCACAACAGACCGCGGTGTGCGTGTCATCATCATCACCGGCGCCGATGGCGCTTTTTGCGCGGGCGGCGACATCCACGCGCTGCGGCAGTTCAAAGAGCGCGGCGACGAGGATGGATTTGTGCGTCTGCTCGATGAGGGACGCGAAATTGTCGGGCTGCTGCGCAACGCCGCCCAGCCGACGATCGCGATGATCAGCGGTCCCGCGCAGGGCGCGGGCTTGTTCATAGCGCTGGGCTGCGACCTGCGGTACTGCGATCCCACCGCCAATTTTGCCGCGCCGCTGGCGCGACTGGGCATCGGCCCCGAATGGGGCGGGACCTATTTGCTGACGCGATTGATCGGCACGGCGCGAACGCTGGAAATGTTTCTGAGCGGCCGCGCCTTCGATGCCGCCGAGGCAGCGCGGATCGGTCTGGTCAATCGTGTCTGGCCACAGCAGGAATTGCGGGCGCAAACGCTCGGTGTCGCCCGACAGATGGCCGGGTTGCCGGCCGACGCTTTGGCGCGCGCCAAACGAGGTGTCTGGGAGACGCTCGATCAGTCGTTTGCCGAAACGGCGGCGTATGAACGCAAAGCCCAACTGGACAACTTCCGGTCTCCGGACAGCACCGAAGGCATCGCGGCATTCTTGGAAAAGCGCGCGCCGCGATTCGGTGATGGGCCATGACGACGCCGCGCAGCGGGCATCAGGTGGTGACCGTCGATGGCCCCGCCGGTTCGGGAAAGTCGACGACCGCGCGGCTGGTCGCCCAACGGCTCGGTTTCGATTATATCGACACCGGCGCGATGTATCGCGCGGCGGCGTGGCTGGCCGACCAACTCGGCACCGATCTGTCCGACGAGGCGCAAGTCGGGCGATTGCTGGGGACGCTGGATTTGAAAATGAAAACCGATCCCGCCGGAGTTCGCGTGTTCCATGGTGATCAGGATATTACCGAGGCGATTCGCACGCCGCTGGCCGACAAACTCGTGACTCCCGTTTCGGCCAATCTGGAAGTGCGCCGACACATGCAGCGCTGGCAGCGGGAACGGGCTGCGCTGGGGAAGGTCGTTCTCGAAGGACGCGACACCGGCACGGTCGTGTGTCCCGATGCCGAGGTCAAAATTTATCTCGACGCCGACCTGAACATGCGCGCTAACCGCCGTCTCCGACAGCGGCAGGCACCGACCGATGACGGCGCGGTCGCGCGCGAGGCCCGCGAACTGGCGCGGCGCGATCGCGCCGATTCCGAACGCACGCACAGTCCGTTACGCCGCGCCAAGGATGCGATCGTCATCGACACGACCGGCATGACCGTCGCCGAGCAGGTCGATGCCGTGGTCGGCATCTGCCGGGAGCGCTTCTCTTCCGGGGCCGGGTAGAGTCACACATCATGCGCCTCTGGTATCGCCTCTGCCGTGCGACGATTTCAGCATTCTATCACATCGTGTGGTGGCCGCGCTCCGAAGGGCGCGACTTTGTCCCGCGCGGTCCCTGCCTGATCTGCTCCAATCATCGTTCGTGGTTCGATCCGCCGCTGATCGGTGTTGCTCTGGGTGCGCGTGAGATCGGCTATCTGGCCAAAGAAGAACTGTTCGGAAACCCGCTGGCACGAGCGCTCTTCTGGTCATGGAACATCCGTCCGATCCGTCGCGGCACCGTCGATCGCGCGGCCGTCGAGCATATCGATCGCTTGCTGGCACGCGGCATCCCCGTGCTGGCTTTCCCCGAAGGGACACGTTCGCGCACCGGGCGCATGCTGCCGCCGCGTCCCGGCATCGGACGATTGGTCCGCACAACCGGTGTGCCGGTTGTCCCGGCGTACGTTGTGAAGACATCGGGCATGCACCAAGCCCCGTTTCGATGGGGGCGAGTGTGTGTACGCTTCGGAACGCCGATCTCCGCCGGCGAAGTGGGCGGCTTTTCCGATGACAAGGCCGGATACCGCGCCTTGTCGCGCCTGATTATGGAACGCATCTGCTTGTTAAGCGACGATCCGGATCGGGACCGCCGCGACGCGCTGGAGAGTCCCGGGACTCCGGTCTGACGGCCAATTCCCGACCGGTATAAAAAGCGCTTGGCGTTACGGTTATGGTTTGGCATAATGGAGGGCTTTTTCTGAAAATACCGAAAGAGCCGCCCGCAGGGCGAACGCTGGAGTGTGTTGGAGGTTTGATCGTGCCACAAACGACCAAAGGCGGCAAGACCGGCCGCGCTGAAACCACCACCAGGAAGAGCAAATCGACATCCGTTGTATCCGCCAGAAAGTCCCCGAAAGAGCAAGCCGAAGAGACCACCAGTCGCAAGCGCAAGAAAGTCACCGACGTCAAGACCGAGGGGCTGACGCGCACCGCCACGGTGCGCAAGACCAAGTCGGTCAAACGCGCCGAGCGGCCCTCCGAGACCGCAGTCGTCGTCGAGGAACGCGAAGAAATCTACGCCCCCGACTGGGAAGAGGCCGAATTCACCCCGGAAGACGACGCGCGCATGGACACGCTCTATCAGGAGTCGATCGCCAATGTCATGGAAGGCGAAGTCGTCAAGGGACGGGTGCAGGCGGTCGGGCGCGACGAAGTGATCGTCGATGTCGGCTTTAAGTCCGAAGGCGTCATCCCCATCGGCCAGTTCGGCGAACCGCTCAACATCAAAGTCGGCGATGAGATCGAAGTCTTCCTCGATGCCGTCGAAGACCAGGAAGG is from Candidatus Zixiibacteriota bacterium and encodes:
- a CDS encoding SDR family NAD(P)-dependent oxidoreductase, translated to MRRDTKRPSALVTGGAKGIGRAIALALADDGYDVGIVTRQSEADAKRVIAACKKRGAKAQCWVADLTDIDAAEWVAADFVREYARWDVLINNVGDYWAGPVLRMTTDTLRSMFQSNLSVAVRLSLLAIKSMQKRKSGRIVNIGYVFADRLHANPRVAAYQAAKTAMLSFSHSLAVDAMRHGITINVVSPGVHHNTVEKPRNLKKLVPAGRMGQDADIIGAVRYFLSPEAGYITGSHIKVSGGYGI
- a CDS encoding MogA/MoaB family molybdenum cofactor biosynthesis protein; the protein is MHDSDHLTATARIVTVSTRCASGLAEDRSGPILRDGLVALGIEVHGLDVVPDQRLIIQKSVISHCDVTPVSLLIFTGGTGPTPDDVTPESVLPLLNREYPAIASAISADARTKVPTAPLSRLLVGQRRGTIIIALPGSAGAVIDALETLRPMLPHLLRLAAGEKHGH
- a CDS encoding sigma factor-like helix-turn-helix DNA-binding protein, with product MDDGNSYGGWGANWRHWFIAHRHDAPVRMSRSHLIERAVRRAVGRLGPGERQVIERYYYLGRSFDSIAKEDFLSMARVRAMHRRALGHLRLLLAPLAQFLFGVGQSVDPDCPICTASWRHDAEEILDEKTAEMTWGQMAARLERAVGWRPGSPQTLIGHQRHHRRFTILPLSPDETDASDEEVIHDRDN
- a CDS encoding lysophospholipid acyltransferase family protein, with protein sequence MRLWYRLCRATISAFYHIVWWPRSEGRDFVPRGPCLICSNHRSWFDPPLIGVALGAREIGYLAKEELFGNPLARALFWSWNIRPIRRGTVDRAAVEHIDRLLARGIPVLAFPEGTRSRTGRMLPPRPGIGRLVRTTGVPVVPAYVVKTSGMHQAPFRWGRVCVRFGTPISAGEVGGFSDDKAGYRALSRLIMERICLLSDDPDRDRRDALESPGTPV
- the cmk gene encoding (d)CMP kinase, coding for MTTPRSGHQVVTVDGPAGSGKSTTARLVAQRLGFDYIDTGAMYRAAAWLADQLGTDLSDEAQVGRLLGTLDLKMKTDPAGVRVFHGDQDITEAIRTPLADKLVTPVSANLEVRRHMQRWQRERAALGKVVLEGRDTGTVVCPDAEVKIYLDADLNMRANRRLRQRQAPTDDGAVAREARELARRDRADSERTHSPLRRAKDAIVIDTTGMTVAEQVDAVVGICRERFSSGAG
- a CDS encoding thiolase family protein, translated to MGDVYIAGLVRTPIGKFGGMLSHLSAVELGTIAAQAALDRSGVPPATVNETFIGHGRQAGCGPNPARQIAVGAGVPQESPATTVNQACASGLRAIALAVDQVRLGRGDVYLVGGTESMSNTPYFLPRARWGYRLGHGELVDGMYRDGFQCPIADQLMGRTAETLAEQYQITRQSQDEYAAESQHRAANARERLKEEIVPIRVNNRKGGEVALDYDEHVRPDTTVAALSKLEPVFKDDGTVHAGNSSGITDGAAAAIVLSEDAARRLNVTPMARIVDYSVVGVEARIMGIGPVPAVRQLEKMTGIGLGKIDLIELNEAFAAQVLACHQELRFDLATTNVNGGAIALGHPIGCTGARITATLLHEMKRRNSQYGLATLCVSGGMGMAILFEQV
- a CDS encoding enoyl-CoA hydratase-related protein, which gives rise to MLLSGHDSSCRDKVTFAAEMNPDGHIDWSVAEGIGIITIDRPARRNALSATMRSSLLERLRSPTTDRGVRVIIITGADGAFCAGGDIHALRQFKERGDEDGFVRLLDEGREIVGLLRNAAQPTIAMISGPAQGAGLFIALGCDLRYCDPTANFAAPLARLGIGPEWGGTYLLTRLIGTARTLEMFLSGRAFDAAEAARIGLVNRVWPQQELRAQTLGVARQMAGLPADALARAKRGVWETLDQSFAETAAYERKAQLDNFRSPDSTEGIAAFLEKRAPRFGDGP